A single Pseudomonas sp. DC1.2 DNA region contains:
- a CDS encoding S-methyl-5'-thioinosine phosphorylase yields MTVYAIIGGTGLTQLEGLNIRQSLAVDTPYGPPSAEVQIGEYAGKEVLFLARHGHPHRFPPHQVNYRANLWALKQAGAEAIVAVNAVGGIHAAMGTGHFCVPHQLIDYTSGREHTYFADDLEHVTHIDFSYPYSELLRQQLIAALVAEGVSYSSHGVYACTQGPRLETVAEIARLERDGCDIVGMTGMPEAALARELELDYACLALVVNPAAGKSTAVITMAEIEQALRDGMGKVKSTLARVLVG; encoded by the coding sequence ATGACGGTTTACGCGATTATCGGCGGCACCGGCCTGACTCAACTCGAAGGCCTGAACATTCGTCAGTCCTTGGCAGTGGACACACCCTACGGCCCGCCTTCGGCTGAAGTGCAGATCGGTGAATACGCCGGCAAAGAAGTCCTGTTCCTTGCGCGCCACGGGCATCCTCACCGTTTTCCACCGCACCAGGTGAATTACCGTGCCAACCTTTGGGCCCTGAAGCAGGCTGGAGCCGAAGCGATTGTCGCGGTCAATGCTGTGGGTGGGATTCATGCCGCGATGGGTACGGGGCATTTCTGTGTGCCTCATCAACTGATCGACTACACCAGTGGCCGCGAGCACACGTACTTCGCCGATGACCTGGAGCACGTCACGCACATCGATTTCAGCTACCCCTACAGCGAGCTACTGCGTCAGCAGTTAATTGCGGCGTTGGTCGCTGAGGGTGTGAGCTACAGCTCTCATGGTGTTTACGCCTGTACACAAGGGCCACGCCTGGAGACCGTTGCGGAAATCGCCAGACTGGAGCGTGACGGCTGCGACATCGTTGGCATGACCGGTATGCCAGAAGCAGCGCTGGCTCGTGAGCTGGAGTTGGATTACGCCTGTCTGGCGTTAGTGGTGAACCCGGCAGCGGGAAAGTCGACGGCGGTGATCACCATGGCCGAGATCGAGCAGGCATTGCGCGACGGTATGGGCAAAGTGAAGTCGACGTTGGCGCGGGTGTTGGTGGGTTGA
- a CDS encoding CsiV family protein, whose protein sequence is MRLFCSLTLLLTLVAPSAFADDKYQVEMILVRQNAVPAIVSRAAPEDWAAGAQRIKPDDLRTPSLSGEVEKLTANADYTVLLHKAWQQNLGEAASKIAISDGAEQFGQFPIEGTLNLTLGRFTDVDADFWVNQIDANGLVTASERLKQESHTKNGQLNFLDNGHLGLLIKITSLTAPAPRPTPEEIPD, encoded by the coding sequence ATGCGCCTGTTTTGCTCACTGACTTTGTTGTTGACGCTGGTCGCTCCTTCGGCATTTGCTGATGATAAGTATCAGGTTGAAATGATCCTGGTCCGGCAAAACGCCGTGCCTGCGATCGTCAGTCGCGCCGCACCGGAAGATTGGGCGGCCGGCGCACAACGCATCAAACCGGATGACCTGCGCACGCCGAGCCTCAGTGGCGAAGTGGAGAAACTCACCGCCAACGCCGACTACACCGTATTGCTGCACAAGGCCTGGCAGCAGAACCTCGGGGAAGCGGCGAGTAAAATCGCGATCAGCGACGGTGCGGAGCAGTTTGGCCAGTTCCCGATCGAGGGCACGCTGAACCTGACGCTCGGGCGCTTTACCGACGTTGACGCCGACTTCTGGGTCAATCAGATCGACGCCAACGGCCTGGTCACCGCCAGCGAACGCCTCAAGCAGGAAAGCCACACCAAGAACGGCCAACTGAATTTCCTCGACAACGGCCATCTCGGTCTGCTGATAAAAATCACGTCGCTGACTGCGCCTGCGCCTCGACCAACCCCTGAAGAAATTCCGGACTGA
- the mfd gene encoding transcription-repair coupling factor, which translates to MPVLRLPHLPAAAGKQHWGNLPGAALSLAIAEAASAAKRFTLLLTADSQSAERLEQELSFFAPDLPVLHFPDWETLPYDLFSPHQDIISQRIASLYRLPELSHGVLVVPITTALHRLAPTRFLLGSSLVLDVGQKLDVEQMRTRLEASGYRYVDTVYEHGEFTVRGSLIDLFPMGSKLPFRIDLFDDEIETLRTFDPDSQRSIDKVDTVRLLPAREFPLQKDAVTRFKARFRERFDVDFRRCPIFQDLSSGITPAGIEYYLPLFFDETSTLFDYLPQDTQVFSLPGIEQAAENFWNDVRNRYEERRVDPSRPLLPPAELFLPVEDCFARLKSWPRVVASQQDVETGVGRERFPAQPLPNLAIEAKATQPLAALAGFLDEFTGRVLFTAESAGRREVLLELLERLKLRPKTVDSWPDFLASKDRLAITIAPLDEGLLLDDPNLALIAESPLFGQRVMQRRRREKRADGNNDAVIKNLTELREGAPVVHIDHGVGRYLGLATLEIDDQAAEFLTLQYAEGAKLYVPVANLHLIARYTGSDDALAPLHRLGSETWQKAKRKAAEQVRDVAAELLDIYARRAAREGHAFEDPKADYATFSAGFPFEETPDQQTTIDAVRADMLAPKPMDRLVCGDVGFGKTEVAMRAAFIAVHGGRQVAILVPTTLLAQQHYNSFRDRFADWPVSVEVMSRFKSTKEVNAAIADLAEGKIDIVIGTHKLLSDDVKIKNLGLVIIDEEHRFGVRQKEQLKALRSEVDILTLTATPIPRTLNMAVSGMRDLSIIATPPARRLSVRTFVMEHNKSTVKEALLRELLRGGQVYYLHNDVKTIEKCAADLAELVPEARIGIGHGQMRERELEQVMSDFYHKRFNVLIASTIIETGIDVPSANTIIIERADKFGLAQLHQLRGRVGRSHHQAYAYLLTPPRQQITPDAEKRLEAIANTQDLGAGFVLATNDLEIRGAGELLGDGQSGQIQAVGFTLYMEMLERAVKSIRKGEQPNLDQPLGGGPEVNLRVPALIPEAYLPDVHARLILYKRIASAADEESLKDLQVEMIDRFGLLPEPTKNLIRMTALKLQAELLGIKKVDGGPQGGRIEFAAQTPVDPLTLIKLIQSQPKRYKFEGATMFKFMVPMERPEERFNTVEALFERLLPKTA; encoded by the coding sequence GTGCCTGTTCTGCGTCTACCGCATCTCCCTGCCGCTGCAGGTAAACAGCACTGGGGCAATCTGCCCGGTGCCGCCCTGAGCCTGGCTATTGCCGAGGCCGCCAGCGCTGCCAAGCGCTTTACCCTGCTACTGACCGCCGACAGCCAAAGTGCCGAACGGCTCGAACAGGAGCTGAGTTTCTTTGCCCCGGATTTGCCTGTGCTGCATTTCCCGGACTGGGAAACCCTGCCCTACGACCTGTTCTCGCCGCACCAGGACATCATTTCCCAGCGCATCGCCAGCCTTTATCGGCTACCGGAGCTGAGCCATGGCGTTCTGGTCGTGCCGATCACCACCGCCCTGCATCGCCTGGCGCCAACCCGATTCCTGCTCGGCAGCAGCCTGGTCCTGGACGTCGGCCAGAAACTCGACGTCGAGCAGATGCGCACCCGGCTTGAAGCCAGCGGCTATCGCTACGTCGATACGGTGTACGAGCACGGCGAATTCACCGTCCGCGGCTCATTGATCGATCTGTTCCCGATGGGCAGTAAACTGCCGTTCAGGATCGACCTGTTCGACGACGAAATCGAGACCCTGCGCACCTTCGATCCTGACAGCCAGCGCTCCATCGACAAGGTCGACACCGTTCGCCTACTGCCGGCGCGGGAGTTTCCGCTGCAAAAGGATGCGGTCACACGTTTCAAGGCGCGCTTCCGTGAGCGCTTCGATGTCGATTTCCGTCGTTGCCCGATCTTCCAGGACTTAAGCAGTGGGATTACACCTGCAGGTATCGAGTACTACTTGCCGCTGTTCTTCGACGAAACCTCGACGCTCTTCGACTACCTGCCGCAAGACACCCAAGTGTTTTCCCTGCCTGGCATCGAGCAGGCGGCAGAGAACTTCTGGAACGACGTGCGCAATCGCTATGAGGAGCGCCGCGTCGATCCTTCGCGTCCTTTATTACCACCCGCAGAGCTGTTCCTGCCGGTGGAGGATTGCTTCGCGCGCCTGAAAAGCTGGCCGCGCGTGGTGGCCAGCCAACAAGACGTTGAAACCGGCGTCGGGCGCGAGCGCTTCCCGGCTCAGCCACTGCCGAACCTGGCCATCGAAGCCAAGGCCACTCAACCGCTGGCGGCGCTGGCCGGTTTCCTCGACGAATTCACCGGGCGAGTGCTGTTTACCGCAGAGTCCGCGGGCCGTCGTGAAGTGCTGCTGGAATTGCTCGAACGCCTGAAACTGCGACCGAAAACCGTCGACAGCTGGCCGGATTTTCTCGCGAGCAAGGATCGCCTGGCGATCACCATTGCACCGCTGGATGAAGGCCTTCTGCTGGACGATCCGAACCTGGCTCTGATTGCTGAAAGCCCGTTGTTCGGCCAACGCGTAATGCAGCGCCGGCGTCGTGAAAAACGCGCCGATGGCAACAACGATGCGGTGATCAAAAACCTCACCGAACTGCGTGAAGGCGCTCCGGTGGTACACATCGATCACGGCGTCGGCCGCTACTTGGGCCTGGCGACTCTGGAAATCGACGATCAGGCCGCCGAATTCCTGACCCTGCAATACGCCGAAGGCGCGAAGCTGTATGTGCCGGTGGCCAACTTACACCTGATCGCTCGCTACACCGGCAGCGACGATGCGTTGGCTCCGCTGCACCGCCTGGGTTCCGAGACGTGGCAAAAAGCCAAACGCAAAGCCGCCGAACAGGTGCGTGACGTAGCCGCCGAGCTGCTCGATATCTATGCCCGCCGCGCCGCTCGCGAAGGGCATGCCTTTGAAGATCCGAAAGCTGATTACGCGACCTTCAGTGCGGGCTTCCCGTTCGAAGAGACGCCGGATCAGCAAACCACGATTGACGCCGTGCGCGCCGACATGCTCGCCCCCAAACCGATGGACCGACTGGTCTGCGGCGACGTCGGTTTCGGCAAGACCGAAGTGGCGATGCGCGCAGCGTTCATCGCGGTACACGGCGGTCGTCAAGTAGCGATTCTGGTGCCAACCACCCTGCTCGCCCAGCAACACTACAACAGCTTCCGCGACCGCTTCGCCGACTGGCCGGTCAGCGTGGAAGTGATGAGCCGCTTCAAGTCGACCAAGGAAGTGAATGCCGCCATCGCGGACCTGGCCGAAGGCAAAATCGACATCGTTATCGGCACCCACAAATTGCTGTCCGACGATGTGAAGATCAAAAACCTCGGGCTGGTGATCATCGACGAAGAGCACCGCTTCGGGGTCCGCCAGAAGGAACAGCTCAAGGCTCTGCGCAGTGAAGTCGACATCCTCACGCTGACAGCCACACCGATTCCGCGCACGCTGAACATGGCGGTATCAGGCATGCGCGACCTGTCGATCATCGCCACGCCGCCGGCACGTCGCCTGTCGGTGCGCACGTTCGTCATGGAGCACAACAAGAGCACGGTCAAAGAGGCACTGCTGCGTGAGCTGCTGCGCGGTGGTCAGGTTTACTACCTGCACAACGATGTGAAGACAATCGAGAAGTGCGCCGCCGACCTCGCCGAACTGGTGCCGGAGGCGCGGATCGGCATTGGCCACGGGCAGATGCGCGAACGCGAACTCGAACAGGTGATGAGCGACTTCTACCACAAGCGGTTCAATGTGCTGATCGCCTCGACCATCATCGAGACCGGTATTGACGTGCCGAGCGCCAACACCATCATCATCGAACGCGCCGACAAATTCGGCCTGGCGCAGCTGCACCAGTTGCGCGGTCGGGTCGGTCGCAGTCACCACCAGGCCTACGCGTACCTGCTGACACCGCCACGCCAGCAAATCACGCCAGACGCGGAAAAGCGTCTGGAAGCGATCGCCAACACCCAGGACCTCGGCGCGGGCTTCGTGCTCGCCACCAACGACCTGGAAATCCGTGGCGCCGGCGAGTTGCTGGGCGATGGTCAGAGCGGACAAATTCAAGCGGTGGGCTTCACGCTGTACATGGAAATGCTCGAACGCGCGGTGAAGTCGATCCGCAAAGGTGAGCAGCCAAACCTCGATCAACCGCTGGGCGGTGGCCCGGAAGTCAATTTGCGCGTACCCGCATTGATCCCCGAAGCCTACCTGCCGGATGTTCATGCTCGACTGATTCTGTATAAACGCATCGCCTCTGCCGCCGATGAAGAAAGCCTCAAGGACCTGCAAGTGGAGATGATTGACCGGTTTGGACTGCTGCCAGAGCCAACCAAAAATCTGATCCGCATGACGGCGCTAAAACTGCAAGCCGAACTGCTGGGCATCAAGAAAGTCGACGGCGGGCCGCAAGGGGGTCGAATCGAGTTCGCGGCACAGACCCCGGTTGACCCGTTAACACTGATCAAACTGATCCAGAGCCAACCCAAACGCTATAAATTCGAAGGCGCGACGATGTTTAAATTCATGGTGCCGATGGAGCGTCCGGAAGAGCGCTTTAATACTGTAGAGGCACTGTTCGAGCGCCTCCTCCCGAAAACTGCTTGA
- the nagZ gene encoding beta-N-acetylhexosaminidase — MQGSLMVDVAGTWLTAEDRQLLRQPEVGGLIIFARNIEHPRQVRELSAAIRAIRPELLLAVDQEGGRVQRLRQGFVRLPAMRAIADNPNAEYLAEQCGWIMATEVLAVGLDLSFAPVLDLDYQRSAVVGTRSFEGDPERAALLAGAFIRGMNSAGMAATGKHFPGHGWAEADSHVAIPNDERSLDEIRAKDLVPFARLSKQLSAVMPAHVIYPQVDSQPAGFSRRWLQEILRGELKFDGVIFSDDLSMAGAHVVGDAASRIEAALTAGCDMGLVCNDRAAAELALTAAQRMKVKPSPRIARMRGQSFAGTEYRQDPRWLNAVGALKEAQLID, encoded by the coding sequence CTGCAGGGCTCGTTGATGGTGGACGTCGCCGGTACTTGGCTGACGGCCGAGGATCGTCAATTGTTGCGTCAGCCGGAAGTGGGCGGTCTGATCATTTTTGCTCGTAACATCGAGCACCCGCGCCAAGTGCGTGAGCTGAGCGCTGCGATCCGCGCGATTCGTCCTGAGTTGTTATTGGCGGTGGACCAAGAGGGCGGTCGGGTTCAACGTCTGCGTCAGGGCTTCGTGCGACTGCCGGCCATGCGTGCCATCGCCGACAATCCCAATGCCGAATACCTGGCCGAGCAGTGTGGCTGGATCATGGCCACCGAAGTCCTCGCGGTGGGCTTGGACTTGAGCTTCGCTCCGGTGCTGGATCTGGATTACCAACGCAGCGCCGTTGTCGGCACGCGTTCGTTCGAAGGCGATCCCGAGCGAGCGGCGTTGCTGGCTGGCGCCTTTATTCGCGGCATGAACAGTGCCGGCATGGCCGCTACTGGCAAGCACTTCCCGGGTCACGGTTGGGCTGAGGCTGACTCCCATGTCGCCATTCCCAATGATGAACGCAGCCTCGACGAGATCCGCGCCAAGGATCTGGTGCCGTTCGCTCGATTGAGCAAGCAACTGTCTGCCGTCATGCCGGCCCACGTCATTTACCCGCAAGTTGATTCTCAGCCAGCTGGCTTTTCCCGTCGCTGGTTGCAGGAGATCCTGCGTGGCGAATTGAAGTTTGATGGCGTGATTTTTAGCGACGATCTGTCCATGGCCGGTGCCCATGTGGTTGGCGACGCTGCCAGCCGTATCGAGGCGGCGCTGACGGCGGGGTGCGACATGGGGCTGGTGTGCAACGATCGCGCCGCGGCTGAATTGGCACTGACTGCCGCCCAGCGGATGAAGGTCAAGCCATCGCCGCGTATCGCGCGGATGCGAGGCCAGTCGTTTGCCGGCACCGAATACCGTCAAGACCCGCGCTGGCTCAACGCCGTCGGTGCGCTCAAAGAAGCTCAACTGATTGATTAA
- a CDS encoding DEAD/DEAH box helicase: MPPTLSKPLAPSWVSRFKEQSLERGRRYALENRVRFVEVGDATITASCEGSGGNVYRQTIRLRESAKNTLLMIDATCTCPVHSNCKHCAAVLLQVQETLDYPAAAKDAQLLERLSAVLENRSPKAPPQVLMDNVQPMPRLWLASVEFSAFEPRNGKMQRYIQHRAALSFSYLDNYVSGQKNTDLLIRQETQTLRIKRQPEVEQSYREQLRILGFRVATRQSKALAESAGELFEMVNDSAWLTFTLNELPKLRTQGWELQIDEEFGFDLTAVDDWYATVEQAPDRDWFDLELGIIVNGERLSLLPILLNLMRSHTEILNPERLARRRDDELILVNLPNRPNSEYGPLQVALPFGRLKPVLATLGEFYLQGPGETTLRLSKADAIRLNPLEGMPLLWEGGEQIRTLAQRLRDIKDVSATAPQGLNATLRPYQLEGLSWMQSLRQLEVGGILADDMGLGKTLQTLAHILSEKIAGRLDRPCMVVMPTSLIPNWLDEAAHFTPQLNVLALYGASRKKHFEQLADYDLILTTYALLPKDIERLAAQPLHVLVLDEAQYIKNPNSKAAQAARELNARQRLCLSGTPLENHLGELWSLFHFLLPGWLGDVKSFNRDYRVPIEKRGSNVRLQHLNGRIKPFLLRRTKEQVATELPPKTEIIHWVELNEAQHDVYETMRLAMDKKVRDEITRKGVARSQIIILEALLKLRQVCCDLRLVNDAVLPTRGSTSGKLDSLMAMLEELFEEGRRILLFSQFTSMLSLIEDELKKRGIEYALLTGQTRDRRAPVKDFQSGKRQIFLISLKAGGVGLNLTEADTVIHYDPWWNPATENQATDRAYRIGQEKPVFVYKMIARGTVEEKIQHLQKEKSDLAAGVLDGRKTGDWKLQSDDIEALFAPLPDKQEKR; encoded by the coding sequence ATGCCCCCGACCCTGAGCAAACCCCTGGCGCCTTCCTGGGTCAGCCGATTCAAGGAACAGAGCCTGGAGCGTGGCCGTCGCTACGCCCTGGAAAATCGAGTCAGGTTTGTCGAAGTCGGTGACGCCACGATTACGGCCAGTTGCGAAGGTTCGGGCGGTAACGTTTATCGTCAAACCATTCGCCTGCGCGAGTCAGCCAAAAACACCTTGCTGATGATCGATGCGACCTGCACCTGTCCGGTCCACAGCAACTGCAAACATTGCGCGGCCGTGCTGCTGCAAGTCCAGGAAACACTCGACTATCCGGCGGCGGCAAAAGATGCACAACTGCTGGAAAGACTCTCGGCCGTCCTTGAAAACCGCAGCCCCAAAGCGCCGCCTCAAGTGCTTATGGATAACGTACAACCGATGCCACGCCTGTGGCTGGCGAGCGTTGAGTTCAGTGCGTTCGAACCACGCAACGGCAAGATGCAGCGTTACATCCAGCATCGCGCGGCGCTGTCTTTCAGCTATCTGGATAACTACGTCAGCGGTCAGAAAAACACAGACCTCCTGATTCGTCAGGAAACCCAGACGCTGCGAATAAAACGCCAGCCCGAAGTCGAACAGTCCTACAGAGAACAACTACGAATCCTCGGTTTCAGAGTTGCCACCCGACAAAGCAAGGCGCTTGCGGAGAGCGCCGGCGAACTCTTTGAGATGGTCAACGACAGCGCCTGGCTGACGTTCACACTCAATGAACTGCCGAAGCTACGCACCCAAGGCTGGGAGCTGCAGATCGACGAAGAATTCGGTTTTGACCTGACCGCTGTGGACGACTGGTACGCCACCGTCGAGCAAGCGCCGGATCGGGACTGGTTCGACCTGGAACTGGGGATCATCGTCAATGGTGAGCGGCTAAGCCTACTGCCGATCCTGTTGAACCTGATGCGCTCGCACACTGAAATCCTCAACCCGGAACGCTTGGCTCGACGTCGCGACGACGAGCTGATTCTGGTGAACCTCCCCAACCGTCCAAACTCCGAATACGGTCCATTACAGGTCGCCCTGCCCTTCGGCCGACTGAAACCGGTACTCGCCACTCTCGGTGAGTTTTACCTGCAAGGGCCCGGAGAAACGACGCTGCGGCTTAGCAAGGCCGATGCCATCCGATTGAATCCGCTGGAAGGCATGCCATTGCTTTGGGAAGGTGGAGAGCAGATTCGCACGCTCGCTCAACGCCTGCGCGACATCAAGGATGTCAGCGCCACAGCACCGCAAGGGTTGAACGCGACATTGCGCCCTTATCAGTTGGAAGGCTTGAGCTGGATGCAATCACTGCGGCAACTGGAGGTCGGCGGTATTCTCGCGGACGACATGGGACTGGGCAAAACCCTACAAACGCTGGCGCATATTCTGAGCGAGAAAATAGCTGGACGCCTTGATCGACCTTGCATGGTGGTGATGCCTACCAGCCTGATCCCCAACTGGCTTGACGAAGCTGCGCACTTTACGCCACAGCTCAATGTATTGGCGCTGTATGGCGCCAGCCGAAAAAAGCACTTCGAACAGCTAGCCGATTACGACCTGATCCTGACCACGTATGCACTCTTACCCAAGGACATTGAGCGCCTCGCCGCACAGCCCCTGCACGTGCTGGTACTGGATGAAGCGCAGTACATCAAAAATCCCAACAGTAAGGCCGCTCAAGCGGCCCGTGAACTGAATGCACGCCAGCGCCTGTGCCTCAGTGGCACACCGCTGGAAAATCACTTGGGTGAACTCTGGTCGCTGTTCCACTTCCTGCTGCCTGGCTGGCTCGGCGATGTAAAAAGCTTCAACCGCGATTACCGCGTCCCCATTGAAAAGCGCGGCAGCAACGTCAGACTTCAACACCTTAACGGCCGGATCAAACCGTTTCTGCTGCGCAGGACCAAGGAACAGGTAGCGACAGAATTACCACCGAAGACTGAAATCATCCACTGGGTCGAACTCAACGAAGCCCAGCACGATGTGTACGAAACCATGCGCCTGGCCATGGACAAAAAAGTCCGAGATGAAATTACCCGCAAGGGCGTGGCACGCAGCCAGATCATCATTCTTGAGGCACTCCTGAAGTTGCGTCAGGTGTGCTGCGACTTGCGCTTGGTCAACGACGCTGTTCTGCCGACTCGCGGCAGCACGTCGGGCAAGCTGGATAGCCTGATGGCAATGCTTGAGGAACTGTTTGAGGAAGGTCGGCGAATCCTATTGTTCTCGCAGTTCACCTCAATGCTGTCGCTGATTGAGGATGAGCTGAAAAAGCGCGGGATTGAATACGCGCTATTGACCGGCCAGACCCGGGATCGACGTGCGCCGGTCAAAGACTTCCAGAGCGGCAAACGTCAGATCTTTCTGATCAGCCTGAAGGCTGGTGGCGTGGGCTTGAACTTGACGGAAGCGGACACAGTGATTCACTACGACCCATGGTGGAACCCGGCGACGGAAAACCAGGCGACCGACCGGGCGTATCGCATCGGCCAGGAGAAGCCCGTATTCGTCTACAAGATGATTGCCCGAGGCACGGTGGAAGAGAAGATTCAGCACCTGCAAAAGGAAAAATCCGACCTCGCGGCCGGCGTCCTGGATGGGCGCAAGACCGGAGACTGGAAGTTGCAGAGTGATGATATCGAGGCCTTGTTTGCGCCATTGCCGGATAAGCAGGAGAAGCGCTGA
- a CDS encoding TetR/AcrR family transcriptional regulator, giving the protein MAQSETVERILDAAEQLFAEKGFAETSLRLITSKAGVNLAAVNYHFGSKKALIQAVFSRFLGPFCLSLDKELERRQAKPENKPTLEELLEILVEQALVVQPRSGNDLSIFMRLLGLAFSQSQGHLRRYLEDMYGRVFRRYMMLVNEAAPRIPPIELFWRVHFMLGAAAFSMSGIKALRAIAETDFGVNSSIEQVMRLMVPFLAAGMRAETGVTDSTMASAQLRPRSKTAQVAAKV; this is encoded by the coding sequence ATGGCCCAGTCGGAAACCGTTGAACGCATTCTTGATGCTGCCGAGCAGTTGTTCGCGGAAAAAGGTTTTGCTGAAACCTCGTTGCGTCTGATTACCAGCAAGGCGGGTGTCAACCTGGCCGCGGTGAACTATCACTTCGGGTCGAAGAAGGCGCTCATTCAGGCCGTTTTCTCGCGCTTCCTCGGGCCTTTCTGCCTCAGCCTCGATAAGGAGCTGGAGCGGCGTCAGGCCAAGCCCGAGAACAAGCCAACGCTCGAAGAGTTGTTGGAAATCCTTGTTGAGCAAGCCTTGGTGGTGCAGCCACGCAGTGGCAACGATCTGTCGATTTTCATGCGTTTGCTGGGTTTGGCCTTCAGCCAGAGCCAAGGTCACCTGCGCCGTTATCTGGAGGATATGTATGGCAGAGTGTTCCGCCGCTACATGATGCTGGTTAACGAAGCCGCGCCGCGTATTCCACCGATCGAGTTGTTTTGGCGTGTGCATTTCATGCTTGGCGCTGCAGCCTTCAGCATGTCGGGGATCAAGGCCCTGCGCGCAATCGCCGAGACTGATTTCGGTGTTAACAGCTCCATTGAACAAGTCATGCGTCTGATGGTGCCGTTTCTGGCAGCGGGCATGCGTGCTGAAACCGGTGTCACCGACTCGACAATGGCCTCTGCGCAATTGCGTCCGCGCAGTAAAACGGCTCAGGTGGCCGCCAAAGTTTAA